atcttcaagcgcattgcatccatcttgatcttgtgatcatcgacgacatccgcaacatgcaactccaatatcatcttctcctcctcaatttttctaattttcccttcaagaaattgttttcttcttcaactaaatttaacctctcaacaatagggtcggttggaatttccggttcaacaacctcctagataaataaaatctatgtcacgttggtcggcataattgtcataaacaatagatgaaccaatagttatgaaaagataatatataccacatccgaaccatagacaggacgagggccgacgggggcggataccaaaaccatcgcactatataagatgcaataataaaagtaagaaaattatacaagtatctatataaacatacaagtaagaattttttttcctttcagaaagaagataagaacaagaggctcaccacggtggtgccggcgacgagatcggcgcgggcgatcgacggcggtgaagacggggacgggacgtgacggaccgctaaacctagacaagtattgaggaaaatggagcttggaggtcgagcttgcagAGGATAAAGCTTAAGTAgtttggctcgggcattccatcgaacacctcgtgtgcataggaggtgagctagagcaccacaaagctctctcctcgccggccatgaaaaacagagcagtgggagtgctctgctcgcgggcgaggggtatatataggcaattaattggtcctagttcgtggcaagaaccgggactaaagggcagcctttggtcccggttcatgccaacaaccgggaccaatggtggtgggccaggagcgaggcacattggtcccggttcgtcccaccaaccgggacgaaaaggtccagacgaaccgggaccaatggcccacgtggcccggccggcccccggggctcacgaaccgggtccaatgcccccattggtcccggttctggattgaaccaggactaatgggctgacctggcctcgaccattgcccccttttctactagtgggtaaATCAAGAGTTCTTCAACACCAACATACAGGTATAATACTTTAGACATGCAACAACAAACCAAGGAGTGTTACTTCCAATATACATATACTTTCTCCATTCAATGTATTAAACAGAGAGAACAGCATAGTCCATATATAATGGACGCTTACATAAATTATCAAGCACACACTATGATAATACCTATGGATTATAATGCAAGGTACAATCCAATAAAATTCACTTTCTTACGCTAGGCTCGCGCACTGGTTGATATGAATTAGCTTCGGATTCTTGAAGATTGGACTAGATGGCATGTACAATTGGTATCAGTAGCTCTGCTCATCTAAGTGTTGTTGCAGTCGTATGTACAATATTCTCTTTAAtcttgacaagttgttctgctactTCTTTCATACCAGGACGTCCATCTAAACGTTCTTTTAGACATTGCATTGCTAGCTTGCCAATTTCTTCAAGGATCAGAATATCTTTTTCATCTACAATCTCCTCATCAAACAATGACCTTCCACTCTTTTTTGTCTCATATATATGGCAAAATTCAATGATGAGGCTACCGCTTTCACCATATTCCACTTTTTTCCTAGATATGAGTTCTAGGAGAACAACCCCAAAGCTATAGACATCGCTCTTTGAGGTTAATATACCAGTGTTCCTGAAAACTGGGTCCATGTAACCCTGGCACCCAATAACCTTCTTAGTAAATTTTTCCCCTGGGTTAAGTAGTTTAGATAGCCCAAAATCAGCTATTTTTGGTATTGACTTGTCACTGAGAAGTATGTTGTCTGGTTTCACATCTCCATGCCGTATGTCTTCAGAGTGCATATAGCTTAATCCGTTGGCAGACCCAATTGCAATGTCCAACCGTAACTCCGCTGAGAGCTTTTGGTTTTGTTTCCAGTGTAGAATGTCTCTGAGACTCCCTTCTGCAGCGAACTCATACACCAACATTGGAACATCCAGCTGGAGGCAACAACCCATTAGCTTGAGAATGTTAGGGTGTTTCATTTTCAATTGGATCTTCACTTCCTCCGTAAATTCCCCTATTCTGTCTTTATCTACCTTGATAAAGGATTTAACTGCCACGATTGCTTCATCGGGTAGAGTTCCTTTGTACACTTTACCAAAATATCCATTACCCAGACACTCTGAATTATTCTTAGTGATTTTCTTTAGGTCCTTCTCTGTGAAAATGGGCAGGCCTATGACTGATTTTAGTATATTACCCCCATTCATTTCAAAATGCTCAGCAAGTTTTCTCTTTTGGTGCATTATGAATGCCAAGAGCAAGGCAAAAACCAAGATGGACACACCTAGGCCGATGCCTGCAATATATATCATATACAGTTACTTGTAAGAATTTTATGTTATATCTTCTTTCATTCCAAAAAAAGTTAAGAGACACTTTTTTTATCCCATGAAGGTAATAATGAATATGTATACTGCAAGAATACCTGTAAATTTACTGTATAGATTTTTTTACTTTCATACAGTATTGGGGTAGTATGAACACATGGGAAAATGTCAATTTGAAGTTTGCAACAGTTACAAATTCA
This sequence is a window from Triticum dicoccoides isolate Atlit2015 ecotype Zavitan unplaced genomic scaffold, WEW_v2.0 scaffold63252, whole genome shotgun sequence. Protein-coding genes within it:
- the LOC119347292 gene encoding wall-associated receptor kinase 4-like produces the protein MSTTFLLPTLLLAALAATATSLTLKPGCRPSCGGVDVPYPFGIGQGCFLPGFEIVCDNSRPILGNTEQAIEVFVLSLSVTPRPEARVMVPITWQCFNSSGDAIKWSISTVNYNRAGVYRISNNHNELVVLGCNTFVYTNGGPRGRSTYTYYTGCAAYCDNAQSARDGDCTGVGCCHVDIPPGLSDNKMRFSGDPDWKNPGMPFSLCDYAFIVEKGNYTFQKADLKMDLETSKPLRLDWAIRVNNGSSLSCAEAPSMPGYMCVSQHSECVDSTNGPGYVCNCTEGYEGNPYLHKGCTSIGLGVSILVFALLLAFIMHQKRKLAEHFEMNGGNILKSVIGLPIFTEKDLKKITKNNSECLGNGYFGKVYKGTLPDEAIVAVKSFIKVDKDRIGEFTEEVKIQLKMKHPNILKLMGCCLQLDVPMLVYEFAAEGSLRDILHWKQNQKLSAELRLDIAIGSANGLSYMHSEDIRHGDVKPDNILLSDKSIPKIADFGLSKLLNPGEKFTKKVIGCQGYMDPVFRNTGILTSKSDVYSFGVVLLELISRKKVEYGESGSLIIEFCHIYETKKSGRSLFDEEIVDEKDILILEEIGKLAMQCLKERLDGRPGMKEVAEQLVKIKENIVHTTATTLR